Below is a genomic region from Mesotoga infera.
GAGGTGTTAGGCAGTTGATTCCGGCATCAACTAGCTCAATCCAGCCAGTGCCTGGCATTACTACTACCGCTTGTTTTCCTGCGAAGTAACTCTCTTTCTGAAGGCCACCACTGTCGGTGATCACTTTCCATGAATATTTGATAAGTCCCATCATTGAAGAATAGTCGAGTGGGTCTATTATGTCTAGATTCTCCAAATGATTCTCAAGACCAAATTCCTCAATTCGCTTTCTGGTTCTTGGATGTATAGGAAAAACCACTCTTTTTTTCTTCTGAATTACCGTGAGTTGCTTAAGAATCTCTTCTAGCCTTTCCCCGTTATCTGTATTGAAATCCCTATGAATTGTGACAACAACGTAACCATTTTCTTCAAGGCAGAGTCGCTCTACTACTGAATAATCGAAGTGCTTCTCCATCTTCAAGAATAGATCGTACATTACGTCACCAGTAAACCATATTCCTTCTTCCATTCCCTCTTTCTGAAGGTTCTTTACCGAAGTTTGCGACGGACAGAA
It encodes:
- a CDS encoding UDP-N-acetylglucosamine 2-epimerase (non-hydrolyzing) — protein: FCPSQTSVKNLQKEGMEEGIWFTGDVMYDLFLKMEKHFDYSVVERLCLEENGYVVVTIHRDFNTDNGERLEEILKQLTVIQKKKRVVFPIHPRTRKRIEEFGLENHLENLDIIDPLDYSSMMGLIKYSWKVITDSGGLQKESYFAGKQAVVVMPGTGWIELVDAGINCLTPPEMIRDSLVLIHANICEKGLYGSGNAAAKIASRLASELRLGARTQ